From Alienimonas californiensis, a single genomic window includes:
- a CDS encoding phosphoribosylaminoimidazolesuccinocarboxamide synthase: MTRSAFRRDAAGAVLQTEFPDLPVLRGKVRDVFDLTPLAGRIPELAGCLLVCASDRLSAFDYVLPTGIPGKGRVLTSLSNWWFDFLNVPDHRTGRSVDDLPLDGLADDDRRELAARAVIARRCEMFPVECVARGYLSGSGWKEYQANRAVCGVPLPAGLTESARLPSPIFTPATKAAEGHDENVSIERAAEAVGVKTAERLRVLTLALYEKAAAHAAECGLILADTKFEFGALPGETDASGEPVLRLCDEALTPDSSRYWPAEGYASGGAQPSFDKQFVRDWLLASDWDRNSPPPPLPPEIAERTAEKYRAAHRLLTGADAP; this comes from the coding sequence ATGACCCGCTCGGCGTTTCGCCGCGACGCCGCCGGAGCCGTGCTTCAGACGGAGTTTCCCGACCTGCCCGTCCTGCGGGGCAAGGTGCGGGACGTCTTCGATCTGACCCCGCTCGCCGGACGGATTCCGGAGTTGGCGGGCTGCCTGCTGGTCTGCGCCTCCGACCGCCTCAGCGCCTTCGATTACGTCCTGCCGACCGGCATCCCCGGCAAGGGACGGGTGCTGACGAGCCTGTCGAACTGGTGGTTCGACTTTCTGAACGTCCCTGATCACCGCACCGGCCGCTCCGTCGACGACCTGCCGCTGGACGGGCTGGCGGACGACGACCGGCGGGAACTGGCCGCCCGAGCGGTGATCGCGCGGCGGTGCGAGATGTTCCCGGTGGAGTGCGTCGCCCGGGGGTACCTGTCGGGCAGCGGGTGGAAGGAGTATCAGGCGAACCGCGCCGTCTGCGGCGTGCCGCTGCCGGCGGGGCTGACGGAGTCCGCCCGCCTGCCCTCCCCGATCTTCACCCCGGCCACCAAGGCCGCCGAGGGGCACGACGAAAACGTCTCGATCGAACGGGCCGCCGAGGCCGTGGGGGTGAAAACCGCGGAGCGACTGCGGGTGCTGACGCTCGCCCTCTACGAAAAGGCGGCCGCCCACGCCGCCGAGTGCGGGTTGATCCTCGCGGACACGAAGTTCGAGTTCGGCGCCCTGCCCGGCGAGACGGACGCGAGCGGCGAACCCGTCCTGCGGCTGTGCGACGAAGCCCTCACGCCGGACAGCTCCCGTTACTGGCCGGCGGAAGGCTACGCCTCCGGCGGGGCGCAGCCCAGTTTCGACAAGCAGTTCGTCCGCGACTGGCTGCTGGCCAGCGACTGGGACCGCAACAGCCCCCCGCCCCCGCTCCCGCCGGAGATCGCGGAGCGCACCGCGGAGAAGTACCGGGCCGCCCACCGCCTGCTGACCGGCGCCGACGCCCCCTGA
- a CDS encoding DUF3500 domain-containing protein, with protein sequence MLTLRPLAVILSAATACFAVWAGGVGAQDERAAAPSVAADAFLQTLDPDQLKTAVLPPADPSRLDWHFIPKPTRKGLPLKEMSDEQRTAARTLLAALISATGYERAEQVMTLESVVALLEKDPVKRDPLKYYFTLFGRPNDAGEPWAVSVEGHHLSLNFLMKGNEAIASTPLFYGANPATVPDTLPKGAVAGVEAGDRILSDAEDAGFKLLDSLTDAQRKVAHVDPALPREIRSAGKGAWTPPAMSEQDGLRGVKMTPPQRENLEQIVLWHLAPLPEAERAEKLAALEQAGGLRELRFAWLGATEPGVGHAYRVRGPSLLIEFVNSQPDSFGNPANHAHAVVHTPDGDFGVE encoded by the coding sequence ATGCTGACTCTTCGCCCGCTCGCCGTCATTCTTTCCGCCGCCACGGCTTGTTTTGCCGTGTGGGCCGGTGGGGTGGGGGCTCAGGACGAACGCGCCGCCGCCCCGTCCGTCGCCGCGGACGCCTTCCTGCAAACGCTCGATCCGGACCAGTTGAAGACGGCGGTCCTGCCGCCGGCGGACCCCTCGCGGCTGGACTGGCACTTCATCCCCAAGCCGACCCGCAAGGGCTTGCCGCTGAAGGAGATGAGCGACGAGCAACGCACGGCGGCCCGGACGCTGCTGGCCGCGCTGATCTCCGCGACGGGGTACGAACGGGCGGAGCAGGTGATGACCCTCGAATCGGTCGTCGCCCTGCTGGAGAAGGACCCCGTAAAGCGCGACCCGCTGAAGTATTACTTCACCCTGTTCGGCCGCCCGAACGACGCCGGCGAGCCGTGGGCCGTCAGCGTGGAGGGGCACCACCTCTCGTTGAACTTTCTGATGAAGGGGAACGAAGCGATCGCCTCCACGCCGCTGTTCTACGGAGCGAACCCAGCGACCGTGCCGGACACGCTGCCGAAGGGCGCCGTTGCCGGGGTGGAAGCGGGCGACCGCATTCTCTCCGACGCGGAGGACGCCGGCTTCAAGCTGCTGGACAGCCTAACGGACGCTCAGCGGAAGGTCGCTCACGTGGATCCCGCCCTCCCGCGGGAGATCCGCAGCGCCGGTAAGGGCGCCTGGACGCCGCCGGCGATGAGCGAGCAGGACGGCCTGCGGGGCGTGAAGATGACCCCGCCGCAGCGCGAAAACCTGGAGCAGATCGTGCTGTGGCACCTCGCCCCGCTGCCCGAGGCCGAACGGGCGGAGAAGCTCGCCGCGCTGGAGCAGGCCGGCGGCCTGCGGGAACTGCGGTTCGCCTGGCTCGGAGCGACCGAACCGGGCGTCGGCCACGCCTACCGGGTCCGCGGACCGAGCCTGCTGATCGAGTTCGTGAACAGCCAGCCGGACAGCTTCGGCAACCCGGCGAATCACGCCCACGCCGTCGTCCACACCCCGGACGGCGACTTCGGCGTCGAGTAA
- a CDS encoding leucine-rich repeat domain-containing protein: MRAVLFGLAGLVLIPLAGCDREEEPPAAPPPRAWVEQLDESSRGERTAIELSAEGLRPDHLSALGKGGEAVERITLVDVPQTADREAFDTAWRSVLPSLPNLRRVTFDGPVSADVFAEAGTPPLTHLNLPAAAMGSSGFRALLAGRPSLELLRLHAPGVRDEDLAGLADLPRLRFLHLIDAPLTDAAVPHLAAGPALESVYLDRSRLTWEGWEELHRLRPDLHLHADLTHPVGGH, encoded by the coding sequence GTGCGGGCCGTTTTGTTCGGGCTGGCCGGTCTGGTTCTCATCCCGCTCGCCGGCTGCGACCGGGAGGAGGAACCGCCTGCCGCCCCGCCGCCGCGGGCGTGGGTTGAACAGTTGGACGAAAGCTCTCGCGGCGAGCGTACCGCGATCGAATTGAGCGCGGAGGGGCTGCGGCCAGACCATCTGTCCGCCCTCGGCAAAGGCGGCGAGGCGGTGGAACGCATCACGCTCGTCGACGTGCCGCAGACCGCGGACCGCGAGGCGTTCGACACTGCGTGGCGCTCCGTTCTTCCGTCGCTTCCCAACCTACGGCGGGTCACCTTTGACGGACCCGTTTCCGCGGATGTCTTCGCCGAGGCCGGCACGCCGCCGCTGACGCATCTCAACCTGCCGGCGGCAGCGATGGGTTCGTCGGGGTTCCGGGCGCTGCTGGCGGGCCGACCGTCGCTGGAACTGCTCCGCCTGCACGCTCCAGGGGTGCGGGACGAGGATCTGGCGGGGCTGGCCGACCTGCCGCGGCTCCGATTCCTCCACCTGATCGACGCCCCCCTGACCGACGCCGCCGTGCCGCATCTCGCCGCGGGCCCGGCCTTGGAGTCCGTCTACCTGGACCGGTCGCGGCTGACGTGGGAGGGGTGGGAGGAACTGCACCGACTGCGGCCGGACCTGCATCTGCACGCGGATCTGACCCATCCCGTCGGGGGGCATTGA